CAAACACCTATTCATTCAGGCTTTGATGCTCATACAACTGCTGAGGAAGTCATTAAGGGTATAGATTTAACGGGCAAGGTTGCCATTGTCACTGGAGGATATTCAGGGATTGGTCTCGAAACGACCCGCGTTCTCGCAAATGCTGGGGCCACTGTTATTGTTCCTGTACGGACACTAGACAAAGGCCGTGAAGCGTTAAAAGATATCCCAAATGTAGAATTGGATACCATGGATTTAATGGACCCTGCCTCTATTGATGGGTTTGCTGAGCGATTTCTCGAAACCAACAGACCCCTCGATATACTCATTAATAGTGCAGGTGTGATGGCGCCACCTTTAAAACGTGATGACCGCGGGTATGAATCGCAGTTTTCCACAAATCACCTTGGACACTTCCAACTGACAGCAAGACTATGGCCCGCATTAGAGCAAGGCAATGCAAGAGTTGTGGCCGTTTCCTCACGCGGACACCGGCTTGGCGGCGTCGATTTTGATGATCCAAACTTTGA
This genomic interval from Tuberibacillus sp. Marseille-P3662 contains the following:
- a CDS encoding oxidoreductase yields the protein MSENIRQTPIHSGFDAHTTAEEVIKGIDLTGKVAIVTGGYSGIGLETTRVLANAGATVIVPVRTLDKGREALKDIPNVELDTMDLMDPASIDGFAERFLETNRPLDILINSAGVMAPPLKRDDRGYESQFSTNHLGHFQLTARLWPALEQGNARVVAVSSRGHRLGGVDFDDPNFEHKAYDKWKGYAQSKTANILFALELDKRGKAYGVRAFSVHPGLIPDTSLGRDLTREEFAPKPVLDENGEPVSNEQQAMVKTIEQGAATSVWCAVSPQLKGLGGVYCEDVDISKAEPEDSSEPAGVRPWAINPEFARQLWTMSESLTGTQFDI